The following coding sequences are from one Triticum dicoccoides isolate Atlit2015 ecotype Zavitan chromosome 4A, WEW_v2.0, whole genome shotgun sequence window:
- the LOC119284722 gene encoding uncharacterized protein LOC119284722, translating to MERLISRTAVSPAQPRIHLPGRSPFLTTRRAASASAGAGSAAPWTRLCAQPPRLGAAVAAAARHDGASAPAPVEEVAAAAAAGPPWKLLGSLLPKASTAALVLLMTLTASALHSSIPHPAYASAQPVIKSGGLLSAELLSSGWAGFFAGCLHTLSGPDHLVALAPLSIGRSRLESGLVGALWGCGHDAGQIIFGLLFLLLKDRLHIEVLRIWGTRVVGLTLLMIGATGIREASEVQESGLILEGVDMNGSEPLQQAPAVAPRKKKVGFTTFATGVIHGLQPDALLMVLPALALPSRFAGAAYLGMFLVGTVFSMGSYTAFVGSCSEALKDRIPKITEKLTWAASLVAVCLGLALLVGQFFGFTLY from the exons ATGGAGCGGCTCATCTCCAGGACGGCGGTCTCCCCGGCCCAGCCCCGGATCCACCTGCCCGGCAGATCCCCCTTCCTCACCACccgccgcgccgcctccgcctccgcgggTGCTGGGAGCGCCGCGCCGTGGACCCGGCTGTGCGCGCAGCCGCCGCGCCTAGGTGCCGCGGTCGCCGCTGCGGCGCGGCATGACggtgcttcggccccggcgcccgtggaggaggtggctgcggcggcggcagctgggCCTCCGTGGAAGCTGCTCGGGAGCCTGCTCCCCAAG GCTTCTACTGCTGCCCTTGTCCTGCTTATGACACTTACTGCAAGTGCCTTGCACTCTAGCATTCCCCATCCTGCCTATGCATCGGCGCAACCAGTAATCAAATCTGGTGGACTCCTCTCAGCAGAGTTATTGAGCAGCGGCTGGGCTGGTTTCTTCGCGGGCTGCTTACATACCTTATCCGGGCCTGACCATCTTGTCGCATTGGCACCACTATCAATTGGGAGATCAAGACTGGAGAGTGGACTAGTCGGTGCCCTTTGGGGCTGTGGTCATGATGCTGGACAAATAATTTTTGGCCTGCTCTTCTTGCTACTCAAGGATCGTTTGCACATTGAGGTTCTCCGTATATGGGGAACAAGAGTTGTAGGTCTGACCCTTCTTATGATAGGCGCGACGGGCATCCGGGAAGCTTCAGAGGTCCAAGAGTCGGGGCTAATTCTGGAGGGTGTAGACATGAATGGCAGTGAGCCCTTGCAACAGGCCCCTGCTGTTGCTCCCAGGAAGAAGAAAGTTGGCTTCACAACATTTGCCACCGGAGTCATCCATGGCCTCCAGCCAGATGCGCTGCTGATGGTCTTGCCCGCTCTTGCTCTGCCGTCACGCTTTGCCGGCGCGGCCTACCTCGGTATGTTCTTGGTCGGGACTGTATTTTCGATGGGTAGCTACACTGCTTTTGTAGGTTCTTGTAGTGAGGCTCTAAAGGATAGGATACCTAAGATAACGGAGAAGCTGACCTGGGCTGCTTCCCTTGTAGCTGTATGCTTGGGGTTAGCTCTTTTAGTTGGGCAGTTCTTTGGGTTCACCCTATATTGA
- the LOC119284723 gene encoding mavicyanin-like, which produces MAAMKITLLAVAAISALLLGTASAATYGVGEPGGSWTLNTDYSNWVSNKKFHPGDEIVFKYSTPAHDVVEVSKAGYDSCSTDGAINTLTSGNDVISLNATGTRYFICGVPSHCSPTAAASMKVTIEVVPGASSPSSPMPAAGPGATNPPPPSSTATSVGAAAGFGLVALLAAGLMA; this is translated from the coding sequence ATGGCTGCCATGAAGATCACCCTCCTTGCCGTGGCCGCAATCTCGGCACTCTTACTAGGCACCGCATCGGCGGCGACCTACGGTGTCGGCGAGCCGGGCGGTTCGTGGACCCTCAACACCGACTACAGCAACTGGGTGTCCAACAAGAAGTTCCACCCGGGTGATGAGATCGTCTTCAAGTACTCGACCCCGGCGCACGACGTGGTCGAGGTGAGCAAGGCCGGCTACGACTCCTGCAGCACCGACGGCGCCATCAACACCTTAACCTCCGGCAACGACGTCATCTCCCTCAACGCCACAGGCACTCGGTACTTCATCTGTGGCGTCCCTAGCCATTGCAGCCCCACCGCCGCTGCCAGCATGAAGGTCACCATCGAAGTGGTGCCGGGTGCCTCCTCGCCATCGTCACCCATGCCGGCCGCGGGTCCCGGCGCGACCaacccgccgccgccctcctctaccGCAACCTCCGTCGGGGCCGCAGCAGGATTTGGCCTCGTCGCCCTACTGGCGGCCGGTCTCATGGCTTAA